Proteins from a genomic interval of Nitrospirae bacterium CG2_30_53_67:
- a CDS encoding fructose-bisphosphate aldolase: MSKNILDLRPENAVKRLGSKSKVCLLSSKDILNALKPESVIVIANNARIKHVIPGIMRAARELDAVISFELAKSEGNLKGGYTGMTPDIYFETVVGYAEEMGFTLPFFIHGDHVTTKSPAPDVVGDSRALIEAELAAGYTSIAVDASFNETGNNVKISTELGRIAREAGAGLETEVGEILGTGIDARITSVKDALDFMEGITANGITPDLLAINNGSKHGNYKPGEEVHIDLKRTREIFDAISKWNVGIAQHGITGTPVHLLSQFADHGVRKGNVATLWQNIAHKHLPPDLSKAIKAWCEKEKKDIKLATAVFKKEINSIPDEYRKSIEQEAYVNAREFLINFRAKGTATKVIRKLTR; encoded by the coding sequence ATGTCCAAAAATATTCTCGATCTCAGACCGGAGAACGCCGTAAAAAGACTCGGAAGCAAAAGCAAGGTTTGTCTCCTGAGTTCCAAGGATATCCTGAATGCTTTAAAACCTGAGAGCGTAATCGTGATCGCAAACAACGCAAGGATCAAACATGTCATCCCCGGAATCATGAGGGCAGCCCGGGAATTGGATGCCGTCATCTCCTTTGAACTGGCAAAATCCGAAGGGAACCTCAAGGGAGGTTACACCGGAATGACCCCTGACATCTATTTCGAGACTGTGGTGGGCTATGCCGAGGAAATGGGGTTTACCCTCCCCTTCTTTATCCACGGAGACCATGTCACCACCAAAAGCCCGGCCCCGGACGTGGTCGGGGACTCGAGGGCCCTGATTGAGGCCGAGCTCGCGGCAGGCTACACCTCCATCGCCGTGGACGCCTCATTCAATGAAACCGGGAACAACGTGAAGATTTCCACGGAACTGGGCCGAATCGCCAGAGAGGCCGGCGCAGGGCTGGAGACCGAGGTGGGTGAAATCCTCGGAACCGGGATCGATGCGAGAATCACCTCGGTTAAAGACGCATTGGATTTCATGGAAGGGATCACCGCCAACGGCATCACGCCGGATCTTCTTGCCATCAACAACGGCTCCAAGCACGGGAACTACAAACCCGGAGAAGAGGTCCACATCGATCTCAAACGGACCCGGGAGATCTTCGATGCCATCTCCAAATGGAACGTGGGCATTGCCCAGCATGGGATCACCGGCACCCCAGTGCACCTGCTCAGTCAATTTGCGGATCACGGCGTCCGCAAGGGGAACGTGGCCACACTATGGCAAAACATTGCCCATAAGCACCTTCCGCCCGACCTGTCCAAGGCCATCAAGGCCTGGTGCGAGAAAGAAAAAAAGGATATCAAGCTCGCAACCGCCGTATTCAAAAAAGAGATCAACAGCATACCTGACGAGTACCGGAAGAGCATCGAGCAAGAGGCCTATGTGAACGCCAGGGAGTTCCTCATCAACTTCCGGGCCAAAGGGACGGCAACCAAGGTCATCCGGAAGCTCACCCGTTAA
- a CDS encoding CarD family transcriptional regulator: protein MYKIGNTVVYPSHGLGIIESIEEKNLMGTKQKFYILKIMEKGTRIMIPCDNAEKVGLREVIPSNDVRKVVKVLKEKPKTILPNWNKRYRESVEKIKSGSIYEVAAVFRNLSLLSKDKELSFGEKKMLCETKHLISSEISRAKGITEQQAEKILDTALK from the coding sequence ATGTACAAGATCGGCAATACCGTAGTCTATCCTTCCCACGGCTTGGGCATCATCGAGTCCATTGAAGAAAAAAATCTGATGGGAACGAAGCAGAAGTTCTATATTCTTAAGATTATGGAAAAGGGGACCCGAATCATGATCCCCTGTGACAATGCGGAGAAGGTGGGACTCAGAGAAGTCATCCCGTCAAACGATGTCAGAAAGGTCGTCAAGGTTCTGAAGGAAAAACCCAAGACTATTCTTCCGAACTGGAACAAACGGTATCGTGAGAGTGTGGAAAAGATAAAGTCCGGATCCATCTATGAAGTTGCAGCCGTATTCAGGAATTTGAGTCTCCTTTCCAAAGATAAAGAACTCTCCTTCGGCGAGAAAAAGATGCTGTGCGAAACCAAGCACCTCATCAGTTCAGAGATCTCACGGGCCAAGGGGATCACCGAACAACAGGCAGAGAAAATTTTAGATACGGCATTAAAATAG